In Oncorhynchus nerka isolate Pitt River linkage group LG21, Oner_Uvic_2.0, whole genome shotgun sequence, the genomic window TGATCTGATCTGGATGTCTCTCTTACCTTAGCCCCATTTACAAAATAATATTTTGTTTCAAACTACACATTGTACTGTTGGACTACATTACGTTCTGTTATGCATTCTTGCAAGTCAGATCAGGCATTGGAATGGTTTCTTGCCTTCTGCTCACTCTTGTCCTGCTTTCGCTTCCTCCAGCTTTTCAAGTGAAGGATGCAAGAGAGAAACTTGGCCAGAAAGATGCCCGCTTCCGAATCCGTGGCGGAGGAGGAGCAGGTGGGGTCCAGGATGCCCGACAGATGATCAACTCACGGAAAGGAGGACAGAATACATTTAATGTTACCCCACAGAGTTTACAGCAGATACCAGCAGCACAGCTACAGACACATGtgcagcagatacagatacacacTTCCAACGACATTGCCAGTGCAAATGCCAGGCAGTTTACCCCCAACCTACAAGGAATGAACATTAGAGCTGGGTTTACGCCACAGCTGGGGGGTGCACCTAAGAGGATGATGGATGCTCGTGATAGGCTGAGCCTCAAGAGGACCATTGGAGCTCCACCAAGCCAAGGAATGGCGGCACCCATGAAGATCACCAAAACCATCCAGGTAAGTGATCAGGCTGACAGTTGGCTCCAAAGTGATAGTAACCACAGGTCCAGGATCTGCTCTAATATTATCCATGCTTAGCTACTAGACAGAATTTACCCACTTGTCGCTCAAGATGTGCACGGATAAGAGAGAATGCAAATTATTGCATTGTTTATAGTGGTAAAGCATAGCTTCACTCCAAACATAGTTGCTAGCTGAAGTTAATTGGAAATTAGTTTAAAGTTCAACTAGACTTATTTGCTATTTAGTTATTTGTAGCATGCTTTTAGAGTCAAGTATATTAATTCACCTTCTTCTGAATAATGATattatttcactttttttttaGCAGCAAAGGCCGGTAGGGATGTCAAGTGGGATCCGTATGAAAATGCCAAGCAGGGGTTCCCAGGTAAGGGACATTTTTTGAAAAGATAAGAATCAGAAGTTAGATGGCAGAATTGATCAAAATGGTCTTAGATAATAAAGTTTTCTTTAGCGTATATCAACTGAATTTGGTTGATTTCTGCTGGTCATGCGTCACAGCAATGCATATGTGAGTAACGTaccatctctcactcagtctttctcagGTGATGATGATATCCCTAGCAAACAGATGAAGACCACTACTGGCAACCATATGCTGCAGTCACGGGTGTGAAGACTATGCTATGTTTTCTTaacttttctctctttctgttgctTTTTCCTAAATTATCTGTAATTCTTTATTATTCAATATAACTCAAATATCCCTTTAATACTGCCACACTGGCTGCATTGGTGTCTCACTCTCAACGTTCCATTCATTCACTGAAAAGTTTCAatgcttcctctctttctccaacaGCCTGGCACCCTGGGCTGCCCTTTCACTATGTCAGCCCCCATCACTAAAGTAGTCAAAAACGATGCGTACACCGCTCCTCGTCCCCCAGTGCCTGTGGCACCCACAAGACCCAACCCTAGTGTAGGGGCCTCTCGCTCCTCTGCTCTCGCCTTACAGCCCATCTCCAGGACCCTCAGGCAGGCAGGGCCCACAGCGGAGCCCAACTCCCAGCCTCCTCCACCCCCACAGGTCAGTCTTCACATGTCCATTCACTCAGCTACTGGAGCACTGGATTACATAAGGTCATCTCTATAGGAATGTGTTGGTAGGGATGCTAGCAGATAcctatagacttccagtcattgtgctaatgctagttatCATTGGCTTGCAAAACTACTTCTAACTTCATACtggacagagacatacaaatggtatccacaagtttatctgactctggggaagtagataaatggCCTCCTTGTCAAATCTCGAAGTATATATCTCTAACCCAGcggtgggcaattccagtcctcggggtcctgattggtgtcacagttttgccccagccccagctaacacgcCTGACTCCAATAaccacctaatcatgatcttcagtttagaatgcagttTGATTAaccagctgtgtttgctagggatggagaaaaagtgtgacaccaatgcCCACCCCTGCTCTAACCAGCGGTTAAATTAGTTCTAAACAGTAAAATTATGTGACCAACAGAAGATGCTTTGCATGCGTAAAAGGAACTGACATTTTTTCATATGAAGGAAAGTgtccaggtttcaaacaattgaGTATTAAGTGTTCAACATATAACTGCCACCAGGAAAGTCACATTttggactgcactgggcctttaacatcACTAGTTG contains:
- the LOC115110481 gene encoding polymerase delta-interacting protein 3-like isoform X2, encoding MEDISLDEVIRRRGFNNKETIKRPMFGRGAGGVGRTFDARQKIGMTDVRQRLGGGGGTAFQVKDAREKLGQKDARFRIRGGGGAGGVQDARQMINSRKGGQNTFNVTPQSLQQIPAAQLQTHVQQIQIHTSNDIASANARQFTPNLQGMNIRAGFTPQLGGAPKRMMDARDRLSLKRTIGAPPSQGMAAPMKITKTIQQRPVGMSSGIRMKMPSRGSQSFSGDDDIPSKQMKTTTGNHMLQSRPGTLGCPFTMSAPITKVVKNDAYTAPRPPVPVAPTRPNPSVGASRSSALALQPISRTLRQAGPTAEPNSQPPPPPQPTFSPLEGTKITVNNLHPRVTEEDIVELFCVCGALKRARLVKVGIAEVVFVRKEDAVSAYRKYNNRCLDGQPMKCNLHIQGNVITSDQPILLRLSDTPGTGRKEGLPLSLSRPGGRPASSQPTPEVDPQTILKALFKSTVQTPSTTESPGSQCTAFRIKI
- the LOC115110481 gene encoding polymerase delta-interacting protein 3-like isoform X1, which encodes MEDISLDEVIRRRGFNNKETIKRPMFGRGAGGVGRTFDARQKIGMTDVRQRLGGGGGTAFQVKDAREKLGQKDARFRIRGGGGAGGVQDARQMINSRKGGQNTFNVTPQSLQQIPAAQLQTHVQQIQIHTSNDIASANARQFTPNLQGMNIRAGFTPQLGGAPKRMMDARDRLSLKRTIGAPPSQGMAAPMKITKTIQQQRPVGMSSGIRMKMPSRGSQSFSGDDDIPSKQMKTTTGNHMLQSRPGTLGCPFTMSAPITKVVKNDAYTAPRPPVPVAPTRPNPSVGASRSSALALQPISRTLRQAGPTAEPNSQPPPPPQPTFSPLEGTKITVNNLHPRVTEEDIVELFCVCGALKRARLVKVGIAEVVFVRKEDAVSAYRKYNNRCLDGQPMKCNLHIQGNVITSDQPILLRLSDTPGTGRKEGLPLSLSRPGGRPASSQPTPEVDPQTILKALFKSTVQTPSTTESPGSQCTAFRIKI